Proteins found in one Borrelia puertoricensis genomic segment:
- a CDS encoding tyrosine-type recombinase/integrase, with protein MKGKHLINCNLNLKIKELEMQNQRLSEELTLIKSKSKTRHTKKLSPPLRFYLNDKTIRLVKRAIERFKEQDPISGWFVHLLSITGCRGVEIQNVKLTDIYKETCSNGEVFYSIRVNVAKKRSNICIREVVISKSEFKSIMQAHQNYFLSKGKDTRRTYLFQKSKLKFRDNKINISEIATRFKELLIKGGFKHRKSLHILRNIFIASLKSRGYNSFEIKELMKYSSTSEIDNVYGLSSASKIQAYKDIKTSLK; from the coding sequence ATGAAAGGAAAACATTTAATTAACTGCAATCTTAACTTAAAAATTAAAGAATTAGAAATGCAAAATCAACGCTTAAGTGAAGAATTAACTTTAATTAAAAGTAAAAGCAAAACTAGACATACTAAAAAATTATCCCCACCTTTAAGATTTTATCTAAATGACAAGACAATTAGACTTGTAAAACGCGCTATAGAGAGATTTAAAGAACAAGACCCAATATCTGGATGGTTTGTACACTTACTCTCAATTACTGGTTGTAGAGGTGTTGAGATACAAAATGTAAAACTTACTGATATATATAAAGAGACGTGTAGTAATGGTGAAGTATTTTATTCTATTCGCGTTAATGTAGCTAAAAAGCGTAGCAATATCTGTATTAGAGAAGTAGTCATTAGTAAATCTGAATTTAAATCTATAATGCAAGCCCATCAAAACTATTTTTTATCTAAAGGAAAAGACACAAGACGTACATATCTATTTCAAAAAAGTAAACTTAAATTTCGTGACAATAAAATTAACATAAGTGAGATCGCAACTAGGTTTAAGGAATTACTCATTAAGGGAGGATTTAAACATCGCAAATCTTTGCATATACTTCGTAATATATTTATAGCATCACTAAAGTCTAGAGGATATAATTCATTTGAAATTAAAGAACTTATGAAATATTCATCTACTTCTGAGATTGATAATGTTTATGGTCTCTCAAGTGCAAGTAAAATACAGGCTTACAAAGATATCAAAACTAGCTTGAAATAA
- a CDS encoding DNA adenine methylase: MRLHQGEYLRNIETTKHEKEVKYLCSADIISLFPKHTQYIEGFFGTGAVFFAKPLAHYNILNDNSKFIYKFFYILKQDPELLYNRVRDAIIYDSIIDENRDKIEYMVLRCLYSLYGSSSSTMKLDRSNAKRLFLENLQIYKSRFKEMLDNAIFTSRDIFKFLAALPNRDKVSSTFVYLDPPYSISHGNLVDNRGWNLDSLERLILELKRYNWQFAVSEFDDSRVVKLFLKHNLFVNYVARFSGIASIFKQTKHKGTSYFIQN, translated from the coding sequence ATGAGATTACATCAAGGAGAATATTTAAGAAATATTGAAACTACTAAACATGAGAAGGAAGTTAAGTACCTTTGTAGTGCTGATATTATAAGTCTTTTTCCTAAGCATACTCAGTATATTGAAGGATTTTTTGGTACAGGAGCAGTATTTTTTGCAAAACCATTAGCCCATTATAATATACTCAATGATAATTCTAAATTTATATATAAGTTTTTCTATATCTTAAAGCAAGACCCTGAGTTGCTCTACAATCGTGTAAGAGATGCGATTATTTATGACAGCATAATTGATGAGAACAGAGACAAAATTGAGTACATGGTGCTTAGATGTTTATATTCACTTTATGGTTCATCTAGTTCAACTATGAAGTTGGATCGAAGTAATGCCAAGAGATTGTTTTTAGAAAACCTTCAAATTTATAAGTCTAGATTTAAAGAGATGCTTGATAATGCAATATTTACATCACGTGATATATTTAAATTTTTAGCTGCACTACCTAATCGAGACAAGGTAAGCTCAACATTTGTATATCTTGACCCTCCATATTCAATTTCTCATGGGAATCTTGTTGATAATCGTGGATGGAATTTAGATTCTCTAGAGAGACTTATTCTAGAGCTTAAGAGATATAACTGGCAGTTTGCAGTAAGTGAATTTGATGATTCAAGAGTAGTTAAGCTTTTCTTAAAGCATAATCTTTTTGTAAACTATGTAGCACGCTTTAGTGGTATAGCTAGTATTTTCAAGCAAACTAAACATAAGGGTACTAGCTACTTCATACAAAACTAA
- a CDS encoding DUF261 family protein encodes MRITQNNPNLVSAVRQWGCYFLSLHYYVSVFKKLQFSVLDINKNYHDFVKSGCMRSNCYILNPCAVLRRFDISASVRWEGPAYRCLDGEFEISEVKIKNTPGYHFIATNLSSVLYDSLTLKERGVEYEITSRRIFKKY; translated from the coding sequence ATGAGAATAACGCAAAATAATCCAAATTTAGTCTCAGCAGTACGTCAGTGGGGATGTTACTTTTTATCTCTTCATTATTACGTATCAGTTTTTAAAAAGTTGCAGTTTAGTGTTCTTGATATAAATAAGAATTATCATGACTTTGTTAAGTCAGGGTGTATGAGAAGTAATTGTTATATTCTAAATCCATGCGCTGTACTAAGACGGTTTGATATCAGTGCAAGTGTGAGGTGGGAGGGCCCTGCTTACAGATGTTTAGATGGAGAATTTGAGATAAGTGAAGTTAAAATTAAAAATACACCAGGATATCATTTTATAGCAACTAATTTGTCATCTGTGCTTTATGATTCACTGACACTTAAAGAGCGTGGCGTTGAATATGAGATTACATCAAGGAGAATATTTAAGAAATATTGA
- a CDS encoding single-stranded DNA-binding protein produces MSGRLTRNCEVIYTSNSFPILKFTLANNRGVKKNNCVTRQAQFFDCVIFGARAESLAALLKRGVQVVLSGALSYSSWNDKRTGEGKSKYSILVNDICVLNSSIKTQDINENKLEDEFYEDIPF; encoded by the coding sequence ATGTCTGGTCGTTTAACAAGAAACTGTGAGGTTATTTATACTAGTAATAGTTTTCCTATATTAAAATTTACACTAGCTAATAATAGAGGTGTAAAGAAGAATAACTGTGTGACAAGACAGGCTCAATTTTTTGACTGTGTGATTTTTGGAGCTAGAGCTGAGAGTCTTGCTGCTTTACTTAAACGAGGGGTTCAAGTTGTACTTAGTGGAGCTCTATCTTATTCAAGTTGGAATGATAAGCGTACAGGTGAGGGTAAGAGTAAATACAGTATTTTGGTAAATGATATTTGCGTCTTAAACTCATCAATTAAAACACAAGATATTAATGAGAATAAGCTTGAAGATGAGTTTTATGAAGATATTCCTTTTTAA